The Flavobacterium sp. N2270 genome contains the following window.
CCAGACGGAATGCCTTCAGGAAGTTTCGGACCAACAACAGCGGGTAGAATGGATCCTTATGTAAATGAGTTTCAAGCGGCAGGCGGAAGTATGATTATGCTAGCCAAAGGAAATCGTTCGCAACAAGTTACTGATGCTTGTGCAAAACATGGCGGCTTCTATTTAGGTTCTATTGGAGGACCAGCTGCTATTTTAGCAAAAGACAATATCTTAAAAGTTGAGGTTGTTGATTTTGAAGAATTAGGAATGGAAGCGGTTCGTAAAATTACAGTTAAAGATTTCCCAGCATTCATTATTACCGATGATAAGGGAAATGATTTCTTTGCGAATTTGTAAATAGATAAATATTTTAAAAGAGAAAAGGCTGCCTAGAAATCTAGAGCAGCCTTTTCATTTACTTAACTAAGGGAAATTTATTCTTTAATGAATTTTTTTGCTATTTTTTCTTTGTATGTATTTGTTTCAATTATGAAAACTCCAGTATTTAAAGAACTAACATTGATTTGTCCGTTGCTAATTTTCCCTTGTAAAACCAGTTGCCCCATAATGTTGTAGATTTTATAATCTTCTAAGTCTTTCCCAATTTGAACATTTAAAATGTCTCCTTTAACAGGGTTTGGGTAAATAGAAAATGGAATTTCTGTTTGGGTTTCTGTTGTAGTAGATACATTCGAAATTAAAGAAGAAGTTCCTACACAAAAGTTAGTAGATTGACTTGCTCCAAAAGTTCCACCGCTTGCAAATGTTATTCCGTTTGAAGTTACAGTATAACTACCATTTCCATAAGAACAACAAATTCCGTCTCCATATGTATCCTTAATTGTAAATGTATAACAACCAGCATCTAAACATTTTGTTACAGTTAATGAAGATCCGTCTGCTTGACTTCCGTATGTACCACCAGAAAACACAACCTGATTACTTGCGTTTAAAATTTCCCAACTTGTTTCTTCTGGGTAATTGTCAAATGTCATGTTAATGTTTACATTAGTACAAACAGGAGCTGAAGCAGTAGTTAATGAAACATCATCTACAGCAATGTCTCCTTGCCATGTTGCAGCTGTTGATCCTACAAAGCGTAATTGAACTGTGTTTCCAATGTAACTTGCTAAACTTACATTTGCAGTTAACCAACTGTTTCCTTGGTTACCAGATTTACTCCAAATTTCAGTCCAAGTTGAACCATTATTTGTGCTTGCTTCTAATTTTAAAGCTCCCATTGTTGAAGCACCATACATATGGTATTTGAAATTGAAAGTTGCAGATGGAGCATTTGTTAAATTGAAACAAGGTGAGTTTAAAATAGTTTTTTTGTTTGAATAGTTTGGACTTGATGCTTCTACATAAATATAATACGTTCCTTGAATTGCTGAAGAAGGTCCTGTATTACTTGAAGGTGTTCCATTTGCATCTACAATCCAATCAAAATCATCTGCCGAATCTTGTGTCCAAGCTCCAATAGTGTTTTCAAATCCTTCAGAATATGGGAACGAAGATATTGCTCCAGAACATCCTGTAGAAGAGCCAGTTGTAGTTACGTTTACTGTATTACTTGATCCAGAAACATTTCCGGCCGCATCTTTAGCTCTAACAGAAAATGAATAAGTTGTGCTTGCAGTTAAACCAGTAATATTTGCTGAAGTACCAGTAACTGTCCCAAGATTTGAAGTACCTTGGTAAATATCATATCCTACAACACCCACATTGTCAGTTGAAGCAGTCCAGTTTAGAGTTGTTGTTGTATTTGTTGTACCGCTTGCAATTAAATTTGTTGGAACAGTTGGTGCTTGTGTGTCTGTCGCACCTTGGTAAGCACTACCTATACCTACTGCATAAAAAGCATTTGTTGTAGCAATAACTTCAGCAGAGTTTGCTCCATATAAATCTGTTGCTGCTTGTATTCCGTAGGTTCTGGCATTTGCAAAAGTTGAATTTGCTGATAAATAGACACTTTCTAAACGATAAGCAATATTTGCAGCTTTGTCCATTCCTATTCCTGTAACGTTATAAGAACTGCCAATGTCATTTGTTCCAGATTTTCCTTGAACTAAAATATAAAACCAATGATTTAAAACTCCTGAATTTGTGTGTACGCCACAATAATCATTACTTTGTGTTGGTGTTCCGCAGTTTGGGTTTATCCAATATGTTCCACCGTAAGTATCTGGTTGTCCTTCACTTTTTGGGTTACTCATTGAACGTAGAGCCAAATGACCTGAACGTCTTTCAATATCTTCACCAATTAACCATGTGCTTTTATTTGGTGCAGCGTAATATTCTACTGTAGCTCCCCAAATATCAGAGAAACCTTCGTTCATAGCTCCTGACTCTCTTTGGTAAGCCAAATTAGCAGTGTAAGTACAAACTGCATGTCCAATTTCGTGAGCTGCTACATCTAAAGATGTAAGGATGTCGAAATAGGTTCCACTTCCGTCACCATAAGTCATTCTTGAACCGTCCCAAAAAGCATTATCATAATTAGAACTATAGTGAACGTAACTGTTTATTGTTGCTCCTGAATTATTAAAACTATTACGGTTGTGTTTTGTCATCCAATAGTCGTATGTCATTTCAGCTCCCCAGTGCGCATCTAAAGCACCGTTATCTTTGTTTGCTGTATGTTCTGCAGTGGTCCAGTTGTTATCGTTATCTGTAAAGTTAACTGCTGAATTATAATTCGTACTTGTATTTAAGTCGTAGGTATTTATTCCACTGCCACGAGTAGCGTCTTTTAAAACGTAATTTGAACCAGATAATGTAGTCTGAATCGTTTTTGAGCCACTGTAACGTGTTGCTGCGGTTCCAGAAACCAAAGCATCAAAACATGTTGCAATTTTTTTCGTTTCTTCTTGAGTTAAAAAAGTGTCGCATTTAGAATCTTTATTAAATATTGAAGAAGAATAGCCAAAATGTGTTGCGTGTTTTATCGTTGCATTATAGAACAAAACATCTCCAGTTTGAGCATCTACATATACATCTCCTCTGCTTAAAGGTTGAGTTGCATAAATATCAAATTTATAAGCTAATTTTAAGTTTGATGCTTCAGATATTTTTTTTGAGTTATCATCGAACATAGGCAACAAAACAAGTTCACCTTGTGGTTTTTTATAATTATCTAATTTTGAAGCCTCGGTAGGATTGTCCCAAAGATATTGTTTGGCATTAAGGTGTTGCATTGCTTTTTGTAGTGCGTCTTGAGAAGTGATTTCTGGGACAAGAGAAACGGCATTGGTTTTGTACATTTCTCCATTCATTGCGGTTATTTTTCCATTTTTTGAATGTACAGTATATGTAGCAAATTCAATTTTAACGCCATTTTGATACATTTGGTATTTATCATGGGTGAAACCTAATTTATCAGTTTCTGTATACAACTTTACAAATTGAGTTCCGTCTTGAATGTTTAATTGTTCTTTAAATACTTTTTCAAAATCATTTGATTTATAAGTTGAATTTTCATTAAAAGATAAAAAACTTGTTTGGCCAAAAACGTCTGTTTTTTTTAATTTAATTGATTTGTTTACTTCTTGAGCTGAGGCTGTTAAAGAAAAAAATGAAACTGCTGTTAGCAAGGCAATTTTCTTGTGTAGATTTTTTTTCATAATTAGTAGTTTGTGTTAAATAAGATTTGATTGTCAAATATATCAACACTAATTGAAAAAAAATTACATATATTTTATTAAAAATGTTAAAAAAATAAGTTTTATATAATAATTATTTTTTTGTTATATAAAAAAACCTGCGGTTGTGCAGGTTTTAAATTGTGATTTTTCGTTAAAATCTAAAACTTCATTTCAGGAATATCTCCTTCAATAATTAAAGTCCCTTCTGTTGCTTTTTGAATTTCTTCAACCGTAACTCCAGGTGCTCTTTCTAAAAGTTTGAATCCTTTATCCGTTATTTCTAAAACAGCTAATTCTGTTACTACTTTTTTCACACAACCAACACCAGTTAATGGTAAACTACATTTTTTAAGTAATTTAGATTCACCTGCTTTGTTTACATGCATCATAGCAACGATAATATTTTCGGCTGAAGCTACTAAATCCATAGCACCACCCATTCCTTTTACCATTTTGCCGGGAATTTTCCAGTTGGCAATGTCGCCATTTTCTGAAACTTCCATTGCTCCAAGAATAGTTAAATCGACCTTTTGACTTCTTATCATTCCAAAACTAAAAGCGGAGTCAAAAAAACTTGCTCCTGGCAATGTTGTTATGGTTTGTTTTCCTGCGTTTATAATATCGGCATCTTCTTCTCCTTCAAAAGGAAAAGGACCCATTCCTAGAACCCCATTTTCAGATTGAAATTCTACAGAAATATCAGTTCGAACATAATTTGCAACTAAAGTAGGAATACCAATTCCAAGGTTTACATAATAACCATCTTTTACTTCTTTTGCTATTCGCTGTGCAATTTGATTTTTATCTAAAGCCATTTTAATCTTTTTTTCTTGTGGTACGTTGCTCAATTCTTTTTTCAAACTTTTCCCCTTGAAAAATTCTATTTACCATAATTCCTGGAATATGAATTTCATTAGGGTCTAAAGTTCCTACAGGCACTAATTCTTCTACTTCTGCAATAGTAATTTTTGCAGCTCCAGCCATTGGTGCGTTAAAATTTCGTGCTGTTCCTTTAAAAATTAAATTTCCTGCCTCGTCACCCTTCCATGCTTTTACAATTGAAAAATCGGCTTCATAAGCCAATTCCATTATATGCATTTTTCCGTTGAATTCGCGTGTTTCTTTTCCTTCGGCAACTTCTGTTCCATAACCAGCTGGAGTAAAAAATGCAGGGATTCCTGCTTGTGCAGCACGACATTTTTCAGCTAAAGTTCCTTGAGGCGTTAATTCTACATCTAATTCTCCAGAAAGCATTTGACGCTCAAACTCTGCGTTTTCTCCTACATAAGAAGAAATCATTTTTTTAATTTGACGTTTTTGTAATAGTAAACCTAATCCGAAATCATCTACACCTGCATTATTTGAAATACAAGTTAAGTTGTTTACGTTTTTATGCACCAATTCGGCAATACTATTTTCTGGAATTCCAGAAAGACCAAAACCGCCTAACATAATAGTCATACCGTTTTCAATACCTTGTAAGGCTTCTTGAACATTATTAACTTTTCTACTTATCATTATTTCTTTTTATAAATTATAATCCAAATTCATCCATGTCTGGTTCATCAACTGCTGTTGTATCAACTGCAGGTTTTTTCCAACAATCTACTTTTATAGAAAGTTTTGCGGGTCTATCAAACGCATCTTTAGATACACTTAAATCAGAATCTTTATAACATTTTTTCATGAATAAACCCCAAATAGGTAAAGCCATAGTTGCACCTTGACCGTAAAAAGTAGATCTAAAGTGAGCCGAACGATCATCGTTTCCAACCCAAACTCCAGCAGCTAAATTAGGAACCATTCCTACAAACCATCCATCACTATTATTTTGGGTTGTACCTGTTTTACCTGCAATAGGGTTTGTAAAACTATAATCATAGTTTCTAAAACCAGCTCCTCCCCAACGTAGTCTTGTTCCAGAACCTCCCTCGGTAACTCCTTCTAATAATTTCAATACAGCATAAGCAACATCTGTATTAACAACGTCTTTACTTACAGGTATAATTTGGTCTATAACCACATCATTTTTATCAGAA
Protein-coding sequences here:
- a CDS encoding M4 family metallopeptidase translates to MKKNLHKKIALLTAVSFFSLTASAQEVNKSIKLKKTDVFGQTSFLSFNENSTYKSNDFEKVFKEQLNIQDGTQFVKLYTETDKLGFTHDKYQMYQNGVKIEFATYTVHSKNGKITAMNGEMYKTNAVSLVPEITSQDALQKAMQHLNAKQYLWDNPTEASKLDNYKKPQGELVLLPMFDDNSKKISEASNLKLAYKFDIYATQPLSRGDVYVDAQTGDVLFYNATIKHATHFGYSSSIFNKDSKCDTFLTQEETKKIATCFDALVSGTAATRYSGSKTIQTTLSGSNYVLKDATRGSGINTYDLNTSTNYNSAVNFTDNDNNWTTAEHTANKDNGALDAHWGAEMTYDYWMTKHNRNSFNNSGATINSYVHYSSNYDNAFWDGSRMTYGDGSGTYFDILTSLDVAAHEIGHAVCTYTANLAYQRESGAMNEGFSDIWGATVEYYAAPNKSTWLIGEDIERRSGHLALRSMSNPKSEGQPDTYGGTYWINPNCGTPTQSNDYCGVHTNSGVLNHWFYILVQGKSGTNDIGSSYNVTGIGMDKAANIAYRLESVYLSANSTFANARTYGIQAATDLYGANSAEVIATTNAFYAVGIGSAYQGATDTQAPTVPTNLIASGTTNTTTTLNWTASTDNVGVVGYDIYQGTSNLGTVTGTSANITGLTASTTYSFSVRAKDAAGNVSGSSNTVNVTTTGSSTGCSGAISSFPYSEGFENTIGAWTQDSADDFDWIVDANGTPSSNTGPSSAIQGTYYIYVEASSPNYSNKKTILNSPCFNLTNAPSATFNFKYHMYGASTMGALKLEASTNNGSTWTEIWSKSGNQGNSWLTANVSLASYIGNTVQLRFVGSTAATWQGDIAVDDVSLTTASAPVCTNVNINMTFDNYPEETSWEILNASNQVVFSGGTYGSQADGSSLTVTKCLDAGCYTFTIKDTYGDGICCSYGNGSYTVTSNGITFASGGTFGASQSTNFCVGTSSLISNVSTTTETQTEIPFSIYPNPVKGDILNVQIGKDLEDYKIYNIMGQLVLQGKISNGQINVSSLNTGVFIIETNTYKEKIAKKFIKE
- a CDS encoding CoA transferase subunit A translates to MISRKVNNVQEALQGIENGMTIMLGGFGLSGIPENSIAELVHKNVNNLTCISNNAGVDDFGLGLLLQKRQIKKMISSYVGENAEFERQMLSGELDVELTPQGTLAEKCRAAQAGIPAFFTPAGYGTEVAEGKETREFNGKMHIMELAYEADFSIVKAWKGDEAGNLIFKGTARNFNAPMAGAAKITIAEVEELVPVGTLDPNEIHIPGIMVNRIFQGEKFEKRIEQRTTRKKD
- a CDS encoding CoA transferase subunit B; this encodes MALDKNQIAQRIAKEVKDGYYVNLGIGIPTLVANYVRTDISVEFQSENGVLGMGPFPFEGEEDADIINAGKQTITTLPGASFFDSAFSFGMIRSQKVDLTILGAMEVSENGDIANWKIPGKMVKGMGGAMDLVASAENIIVAMMHVNKAGESKLLKKCSLPLTGVGCVKKVVTELAVLEITDKGFKLLERAPGVTVEEIQKATEGTLIIEGDIPEMKF